One Rosa chinensis cultivar Old Blush chromosome 5, RchiOBHm-V2, whole genome shotgun sequence genomic region harbors:
- the LOC112166874 gene encoding protein LATERAL ROOT PRIMORDIUM 1: protein MWSSSSGPSRPINYGFPPEMGMLGLRDVFLVAPAAAYHNHPHHHHHHHHPPHHQQDLLSSDHNSMNGSNPATALGVGVGVIPLLTTTPCLGPSNTNMNDDNDDDDDHNMLSGRNRNSAGGGGGSIHLWQQPTQQQHQLFLKKNQNLHGGAHLMVQGGGGGNFGASAASASASASSALTCQDCGNQAKKDCNHRRCRTCCKSRGFDCTTHVKSTWVPAARRRERQLMSEGVAAAGSSASTSHTNNTSSNAKKPRLVTSQNTTPSHTNSTSNTTPPRSYDSTSKLQRQDGGFPETMPGQVRAPAVFKCVRVTAVDDGAEDEYAYHAVVKINGHVFKGFLYDQGVEGQGRDHHGFPNISDLHLGGRSGGATSTPTGRNGGAPILDPADAYAAAAAAASTSGGLLLGVSNFGNSIN, encoded by the exons ATGTGGTCGTCATCATCAGGCCCTTCCAGGCCCATCAACTACGGCTTCCCACCGGAGATGGGTATGCTCGGCCTTCGAGACGTCTTCCTTGTTGCTCCAGCTGCAGCCTACCACAATCATccgcaccaccaccaccaccaccaccaccccccgCACCATCAACAAGACCTTCTCTCATCTGATCATAATTCCATGAATGGCTCTAATCCCGCCACAGCTCTCGGCGTCGGCGTCGGCGTCATTCCACTCCTCACCACCACCCCTTGCCTGGGCCCTTCCAATACCAACATGAATGAtgacaatgatgatgatgatgatcacaACATGCTGAGCGGTCGCAACAGAAACAGTgcaggtggaggaggaggaagtaTTCACTTGTGGCAGCAGCCGACCCAGCAACAACACCAACTTTTCCTCAAGAAAAACCAGAACCTTCACGGTGGCGCCCATTTGATGGTtcaaggtggtggtggtgggaatTTTGGTGCCTCGGCGGCATCGGCATCGGCATCGGCATCGTCCGCTCTCACTTGTCAAGACTGCGGGAACCAGGCCAAGAAAGACTGCAATCATCGGCGGTGCAGGACATGCTGCAAGAGCCGTGGTTTTGATTGTACCACGCACGTGAAGAGCACGTGGGTCCCAGCGGCTAGACGCAGGGAGCGGCAGCTCATGTCCGAGGGAGTGGCGGCGGCCGGGTCTTCTGCGTCTACCTCGCACACTAATAATACTAGTTCCAATGCCAAAAAACCAAGACTGGTTACTTCGCAAAACACAACTCcctctcatacgaactccactTCAAACACTACGCCACCCAGAAGCTATGACAGTACCTCCAAACTCCAACGCCAag ATGGTGGTTTTCCAGAGACAATGCCGGGCCAAGTACGGGCGCCAGCGGTTTTTAAGTGCGTTCGAGTAACGGCCGTGGATGATGGTGCAGAGGATGAGTATGCCTATCACGCTGTCGTCAAAATCAACGGTCATGTGTTTAAGGGGTTCTTGTATGATCAAGGGGTTGAAGGTCAAGGTAGAGATCATCATGGCTTCCCAAATATTTCTGATTTGCATTTGGGTGGTAGAAGCGGAGGTGCCACTAGTACCCCAACTGGAAGAAATGGAGGTGCTCCAATACTCGACCCCGCGGATGCTTATGCAGCCGCTGCAGCAGCGGCCTCCACTAGTGGAGGATTGCTGCTGGGAGTGTCAAACTTTGGTAACTCAATAAATTAA